One stretch of Caldinitratiruptor microaerophilus DNA includes these proteins:
- a CDS encoding HAD family hydrolase, producing MKRIVSVSLGSSARNHRVQVEMLGETLVIERIGTDGSKEKAIELIRSLDGQVDAFGMGGIDLYVWAGRKRLVLRDALPIARAPKKTPIVDGSGLKNTLERRVVEYLAREGILPLRGMRTLLVSGVDRFGMAEALEAAGARVLYGDFYFVLGIPVPLRSWKQVERVGAVLGPIIVLLPFEWLYPTGEKQHETTPRFERLFREHELIAGDFHFIRRYMPADLTGKVILTNTVTAQDVEDLRRRGVRMLVTTTPELGGRSFGTNVMEAALVALSGRRPEDLRPEDYEVLLDRLQLRPRVEYLDRGESGEQGGNGLGTRAVRVHGAPV from the coding sequence GTGAAGCGCATCGTCAGCGTGTCGCTGGGCTCCTCGGCCCGCAACCACCGGGTGCAGGTGGAGATGCTGGGCGAGACCCTGGTCATCGAGCGGATCGGCACCGACGGCAGCAAGGAGAAGGCAATCGAGCTGATCCGCTCCCTGGACGGGCAGGTCGACGCCTTCGGCATGGGCGGCATTGACCTCTACGTCTGGGCGGGCAGGAAGCGGCTGGTGCTGCGCGATGCCCTGCCGATCGCCCGCGCTCCCAAGAAGACCCCCATCGTCGACGGCTCCGGGCTCAAGAACACGCTCGAGCGCCGGGTGGTCGAGTACCTGGCCCGGGAAGGGATCCTGCCCTTGCGGGGGATGCGGACGCTCCTGGTGTCGGGGGTCGACCGCTTCGGCATGGCCGAAGCCCTGGAGGCGGCCGGGGCGCGGGTGCTGTACGGCGACTTCTACTTCGTGCTGGGGATTCCCGTGCCGCTGCGGTCGTGGAAGCAGGTCGAGCGGGTGGGCGCGGTCCTCGGGCCGATCATCGTCCTGCTTCCCTTCGAATGGCTGTACCCGACCGGGGAGAAGCAGCACGAGACCACGCCGCGGTTCGAGCGCCTCTTCCGCGAGCACGAACTGATCGCCGGGGACTTCCACTTCATCCGCCGGTACATGCCCGCCGACCTCACGGGCAAGGTCATCCTCACGAACACGGTCACGGCACAGGACGTGGAGGACCTGCGCCGGCGGGGCGTGCGGATGCTCGTCACCACCACGCCGGAGCTGGGCGGGCGGTCCTTCGGCACCAATGTGATGGAGGCCGCCCTGGTGGCCCTTTCCGGGCGGCGGCCGGAGGACCTGCGGCCCGAGGATTACGAGGTGCTCCTCGACCGCCTCCAGCTGAGACCCCGCGTCGAGTATCTCGACCGGGGGGAGAGCGGTGAGCAAGGGGGGAACGGGCTTGGAACGCGGGCTGTACGCGTTCACGGTGCACCCGTTTGA